The Patescibacteria group bacterium genome segment CAAACCACCAGCACCTAAACAAGGTGATAAGGGAGACTACCTGATGACACATCAGCCTACCTCTAATCCAGCTGACAAGGAAAATACCGTCAGTGAAGGTCTTGCTATCCATTTGGATCGCATGATTGAAGACGCCACTCGGAAGTATCCAGGTGGAACAGCCAAGGCCAATCTTGCGAAAGGCCATCCTGGCTTTGTCAAACGGCTCTGGGAGATCTTCGACGAACTGGCCGACGAGCAGGCCCTGCATCTGCCGATCATCGAGCGTCCGGCATGGAAGGTTCTGCAACGAACCTGCAACGATGCGAAGAGTTACATCTCCGCACTCGAATCGGGCGGATACAAGATCGGTAACTGGGCCAGAGACATCATGAACAAACTGGCCTTTATGGCAGGATTCGATGTCAACAGCGTCGAACTGATGTTAGCTACTACCAAGGAACTGACTGGCAAAGACACAGCTACTACTACTGAGATCTTTGATGCCATCCGAAAAGTTGGCAGTCTTTGCCCGGCATGGGCAGGACCTGAATTGCGCAAGCAATACAGTGACCAGCCCAATGGCGAGTGGTTACGCATCGCCATGGAACCCATCGTGGATTCCAATGGCGGTCCGGGCCTCTTCAGCGTTGAGCGCGATGGCAGCGGCCTGTGGTTGGACTACTACTTTGACGTCCCCGACCACTTCTGGCATGCCGATGACCGGTGGGTCTTCTGCCGTCGCAAGTAACTCTTGGCACTTTGCTCTTTGCCCTTTTGGGCCCTTTGAACTTGACTCTTACCCGCGTTCGCAAGAACGCGGGTTTTCTGTATCTGGTAAACTAAATATGGAATTAGGCAAATAATGCCAGCGATCACGGTTGTTGGCGGCCGAACCCAGTATCCATGCAATGAGAATATTCTCGACCAAGGTTTGGAATAGAGGTTGCATGCAGAAACTTCAAAAAATGAAGATACTTGGTGAAAGATATTCAGGCATTGAAGATGCCGCATAAAATACAACTCTAAAATCCTGCCGCTAGTTGGGTGGATCAAGGAGTGGTGACAAAGGATAATATCTTTCACGACGTGGATTCCAATGGCGATCCGAACATCTTCAACGTTGAACACGATGACAACGACCTGTGGTTGAACTACAACTATGACAACCCCGACAACTTCTGGAATGCCGATAACCGGTGGGTCTTCTGCCGTCGCTACTATCTTTGTTTCTCTCCTGGGCATCCGGGAGAGTTTTGTTTGTTGAGTTGGCCTAACCAACCTCCCAGCATTTTGCCGATTTCATCCAGAGGCGTGGACAGGGCTATATACTTTTTGCCATCTAATGATTCAGTTTCCCAGAGAATCATTAAAAACACCTTGATGGTATCCAGTTTACGAATTGCCAATTTTACATAAGGAGCTTTCTCAGTGCGCGGAA includes the following:
- a CDS encoding four helix bundle protein, whose translation is MPVLQKLKDAYILWHGYHNTLPKTHRYSLGIKVDNLFTAIIEAVAEAGFLPRTEKAPYVKLAIRKLDTIKVFLMILWETESLDGKKYIALSTPLDEIGKMLGGWLGQLNKQNSPGCPGEKQR